The following coding sequences lie in one Anguilla anguilla isolate fAngAng1 chromosome 14, fAngAng1.pri, whole genome shotgun sequence genomic window:
- the LOC118212246 gene encoding heparan sulfate glucosamine 3-O-sulfotransferase 1-like, whose amino-acid sequence MLWTLLLAALLLLLLQAQLNTCLRELCSAASPSPGNPPAPCDKPSPGNASQRLPGAIIIGVRKGGTRALLEMLSLHPGVAAAKAEVHFFNVDEHYRRGLAWYRAQMPLSLPGQLTVEKTPGYFSAPRAPGRVRAMDEGARLLLIVRDPAERLVSDYTQVLHNRRQRGKPYPPLEELLLEPHGGVDLTYKALQRSLYHLHLGRWLARFPRAQIHVVDGDALVRDPFPELQGAERFLGLPPRIAPSNFYFNATKGFYCLIPEAGHERCLDESKGRPHAPLSADARRKLCQYLRKPNRRFFRMVGRTLAWC is encoded by the coding sequence ATGCTGTGGACACTGCTCCTGGCCGCCttactgctgctcctcctgcaggctCAGCTCAACACCTGCCTGAGGGAGCTCTGCTCTGCGGCCTCCCCCTCGCCCGGCAACCCCCCGGCGCCCTGCGACAAGCCGTCACCTGGCAACGCCAGCCAGCGCCTCCCGGGAGCCATCATCATCGGCGTGCGGAAGGGCGGCACGCGGGCGCTTCTGGAGATGCTCAGCCTGCACCCGGGCGTGGCGGCCGCCAAGGCCGAGGTGCACTTCTTCAACGTGGACGAGCACTACCGCCGCGGCCTGGCCTGGTACCGCGCCCAGATGCCCCTCTCCCTGCCGGGGCAGCTGACGGTGGAGAAGACCCCGGGGTACTTTTCTGCCCCGCGGGCCCCGGGCCGGGTGCGGGCCATGGACGAGGGGGCGCGGCTCCTGCTGATTGTGCGCGACCCGGCGGAGCGGCTCGTGTCGGACTACACGCAGGTCCTGCACAACCGGAGGCAGCGCGGGAAGCCGTACCCCcccctggaggagctgctgctggagccgCACGGCGGCGTGGACCTCACCTACAAGGCCCTCCAGCGCAGCCTGTACCACCTGCACCTAGGCCGCTGGCTGGCCCGTTTCCCCCGGGCGCAGATCCACGTGGTGGACGGGGACGCCCTGGTCAGGGACCCCTTCCCCGAGCTCCAGGGGGCAGAGAGATTCCTGGGCCTGCCCCCCCGCATTGCCCCCTCCAACTTCTACTTCAATGCCACCAAGGGCTTCTACTGCCTGATCCCCGAGGCCGGGCACGAGCGCTGCCTGGACGAGTCCAAGGGCCGCCCCCACGCCCCGCTCAGTGCCGACGCCCGGCGCAAACTCTGCCAGTACCTGCGCAAGCCCAACCGCCGCTTCTTTCGAATGGTGGGCCGTACCTTAGCCTGGTGCTGA